The sequence TTGACCACGATCTTGGTCAGCGAGGGGATCTGCATGACGTTGGCGTAGCCGAACTGCTCGCGCATCTGGCCCGCGATCTCCTCGCGGTAGCGCACCTTGAGCCTCGGCGTCGGCACGGGACGCTCGGTAACGGTCTCGGTCATCGGTCTCAGATCTCCTTACCGCTACGGCGCGAGATCCGAACCTTCGTGCCGTCGTCGTTGGTGCGGTAACCGACCCGGGCCGGCTTGCCGTCCTCGACGATCGCGACGTTGCTGACGTGCAGCGGCGCCTCGACCGTGACGCGACCGCTCTCCTTGCCGGCACGCTGCTGGTCGGCCTTGATGTTCTTGGTGATGAGGTTGACGCCCTCGACGACGACCCGCTCCTCGCGCGGGATGACGCGCAGGACCTTGCCCGTCGCGCCCTTGTCCTTGCCGGCGATGACGATGACCTCGTCGCCCTTACGGATCTTCATCAGAGCACCTCCGGCGCGAGCGAGATGATGCGCATGAACTTCTTCTCGCGCAGTTCGCGGCCCACCGGGCCGAAGATACGGGTGCCGCGGGGGTCGCCGCCGTCCTTGATGAGGACGGCGGCGTTCTCGTCGAAGCGGATGTAGGAGCCGTCCGGGCGCCGGCGCTCCTTGCGGGTGCGCACGACGACCGCCTTGACGACGTCACCCTTCTTCACGCCGGCGCCGGGAAGGGCGTCCTTCACCGTCGCGACGATGATGTCGCCGACTCCCGCGTAGCGCCGACCCGAGCCGCCGAGAACCCGGATGCAAAGGATCTCCTTCGCACCCGTGTTGTCGGCGACCTTGAGTCGCGACTCCTGCTGGATCACGTCTAACTCCTGTTCGTCACACCGGTTCTCGGCGCCCCCTTCGCGGGCGCCGAGCCTGGTGGAACCAGACTGTGGTCAATAGCGGGACTGCGTCCCGCGGGCCTGCGGCCCTACTTGGCCTTCTCGAGGATCTCCACCACGCGCCACCGCTTGGTGGCCGACAGCGGGCGGGTCTCCATGAGACGGACACGGTCGCCGACGCCGCACTCGTTGGCCTCGTCGTGCGCCTTGTAGTTCTTCGTGCGGCGGATCACCTTGTGGTACTTGGGGTGCTTCACGCGGTCCTCGACGGACACGACCACGGTCTTGTCCATCTTGTCGCTGACCACGAGACCCTCAAGGATCTTGCGGCTGCTCCGCTGCTCGGTCTGCTGCTCGGTCATTCGTTGCCCTCCGCGGCGTCCTCGACCGTCACGATGCCGAGCTCGCGCTCCCGCATCACGGTGTAGATGCGAGCGATCTCGCGCTTGACGGTGCGCAGCCGCCCGTGGCTTTCAAGCTGGCCGGTCGCGGCCTGGAAGCGGAGGTTGAACAGCTCCTCCTTGGCCTCCTTGAGCTTGGTGACCAGGACGTCCTCGGGCTCGGTCCGCAGGTCGTCGGCGGTAAGACCCTTGGCCATCAGGACTCACCCACCTCTCGCTTGACGATCTTGCACTTCATCGGCAGCTTGTGGATCGCGCGGGTGAGCGCCTCCCGAGCGACCTGCTCGTTCGGGTAGGAGATCTCGAACAGCACGCGGCCCGGCTTGACGTTGGCCACCCACCACTCCACGGAACCCTTGCCGGAGCCCATGCGGGTCTCGGCGGGCTTCTTGGTCAGCGGACGGTCCGGGAAGATGTTGATCCAGACCTTGCCGCCACGCTTGATGTGGCGGGTCATGGCGATACGAGCGGCCTCGATCTGCCGGTTGGTCACGTACGCGCTCTCGACGGCCTGGATGCCGTACTCGCCGAACGTCACCCTCGTGCCGCCCTTGGCCATGCCGCGGCGCTTCGGGTGGTGCTGCTTGCGGTGCTTGACCTTGCGAGGGATCAGCATCGGTTACTCAGCTCCCCTCACCCTGCGGAGCAGCCTCGGCGGTCGGCGCCGGCTGCTCGGAACCCTGCTGCTGCTTCTGCTCGCCGCCGCGACCGCCGCCGCCACCGGCGCCACCGGCGCCGCCACGGCCACCACGGCCACCACGGCCGCCGCCACGACGCTCACCGCGACGCTCACGGCCACCGCCGCCGCCCGCGGCGCGCTGCTGCGCGGCCTGCTGCTCGCGCTCGGCGCGCGTCTGCGCGGCCTCGCCCTTGTAGATCCACACCTTGACGCCGATGCGGCCGAACGTCGTCCGGGCCTCGTAGAACCCGTAGTCGATGTCGGCGCGCAGCGTGTGCAGCGGGACCTGGCCCTCGCGGTAGAACTCCGACCGCGACATCTCGGCGCCGCCGAGGCGGCCGCCGCACTGGACCTTGATGCCCTTGGCACCGGACTTCATCGCGGACTGGATCGCCTTGCGCATGGCACGGCGGAACGCGACGCGGCTGGACAGCTGCTCGGCCACGCCCTGCGCGACGAGCTGCGCGTCGATCTCGGGGTTCTTGACCTCGAGGATGTTCAGCCGGACCTGCTTGCCGGTCAGCTTCTCCAGGTCGCCGCGCAGGCGCTCTGCCTCCGCGCCGCGACGGCCGATGACGATGCCCGGCCGGGCGGTGTGAATGTTGACCTCGACGCGGTCACGGGTCCGCTCGATCTCCACCTTGGAGATGCCCGCCCGGTCCATGCCCTTCTGCAGCATGCGCCGGATCTGGACGTCTTCCTTGACGTAGTCCTTGTAGAGCTTGTCGGCGAACCACACGGACTTGTGATCGGTGGTGATGCCGAGCCGGAACCCGTGCGGGTTGATCTTCTGACCCACTACCGGGCCCTCCTCGTCTTCTTACCGCCGCCGGACGCGGCCACAGCGTCGTCTCGCGACTCCACGACCACGGTGATGTGGCTCGTGCGCTTGTTGATGCGGTAAGCCCGGCCCTGGGCGCGGGGGCGGAAACGCTTCAGCGTCGGCCCCTCGTCCACCCACGCGCGACTGACGACGAGCGTGCCCGAGTCGAGCTTGAAGTTGTGCTCGGCGTTGGCGATGGCACTCGCCAGCACCTTGCCCACCGGCTCACCGGCTGCCTGGGGGGCGAACCGCAGCACCGCCTGAGCCTCCGCGGCAGGCAGGCCGCGGATGAGGTCCACCACGCGGCGGGCCTTCCTGGGCGTGACGCGGATGAACCGCGCCTGGGCCCTGGCTTCCATCGCTGTTCCCTCTCTCCTACGTGCTAACTGCTCTGCCTGCTCAGCCTCGGCGGCTGCGGCGGTCTTCCTTGACGTGGCTGCGGAACGTACGCGTCGGCGCGAACTCGCCGAGCTTGTGTCCCACCATCGAGTCGGTGATGAACACCGGGACGTGCTTGCGGCCGTCGTGCACGGCGATCGTGTGACCGATCATGTCCGGCACGATCATGGAGCGCCGCGACCACGTCTTGATGACGTTCTTGGTGCCCTTCTCGTTCTGGACGTCCACCTTCTTGATGAGGTGGTCGTCCACGAACGGGCCCTTCTTCAGGCTACGTGGCATGACGAGCGACTCCTACCGCTTCTTCTTGCTGCGACGACGGACGATCAGCCGGTCGCTCGACTTGTTCGCCTGGCGAGTGCGGCCTTCCTTCTTACCGGCCGGGTTCACCGGGTGCCGGCCACCGGAGGTCTTGCCCTCACCACCACCGTGCGGGTGGTC is a genomic window of Actinomadura citrea containing:
- the rplP gene encoding 50S ribosomal protein L16, whose product is MLIPRKVKHRKQHHPKRRGMAKGGTRVTFGEYGIQAVESAYVTNRQIEAARIAMTRHIKRGGKVWINIFPDRPLTKKPAETRMGSGKGSVEWWVANVKPGRVLFEISYPNEQVAREALTRAIHKLPMKCKIVKREVGES
- the rplN gene encoding 50S ribosomal protein L14 yields the protein MIQQESRLKVADNTGAKEILCIRVLGGSGRRYAGVGDIIVATVKDALPGAGVKKGDVVKAVVVRTRKERRRPDGSYIRFDENAAVLIKDGGDPRGTRIFGPVGRELREKKFMRIISLAPEVL
- the rplX gene encoding 50S ribosomal protein L24 — protein: MKIRKGDEVIVIAGKDKGATGKVLRVIPREERVVVEGVNLITKNIKADQQRAGKESGRVTVEAPLHVSNVAIVEDGKPARVGYRTNDDGTKVRISRRSGKEI
- the rpsC gene encoding 30S ribosomal protein S3 translates to MGQKINPHGFRLGITTDHKSVWFADKLYKDYVKEDVQIRRMLQKGMDRAGISKVEIERTRDRVEVNIHTARPGIVIGRRGAEAERLRGDLEKLTGKQVRLNILEVKNPEIDAQLVAQGVAEQLSSRVAFRRAMRKAIQSAMKSGAKGIKVQCGGRLGGAEMSRSEFYREGQVPLHTLRADIDYGFYEARTTFGRIGVKVWIYKGEAAQTRAEREQQAAQQRAAGGGGGRERRGERRGGGRGGRGGRGGAGGAGGGGGRGGEQKQQQGSEQPAPTAEAAPQGEGS
- the rpsS gene encoding 30S ribosomal protein S19; protein product: MPRSLKKGPFVDDHLIKKVDVQNEKGTKNVIKTWSRRSMIVPDMIGHTIAVHDGRKHVPVFITDSMVGHKLGEFAPTRTFRSHVKEDRRSRRG
- the rplV gene encoding 50S ribosomal protein L22, which gives rise to MEARAQARFIRVTPRKARRVVDLIRGLPAAEAQAVLRFAPQAAGEPVGKVLASAIANAEHNFKLDSGTLVVSRAWVDEGPTLKRFRPRAQGRAYRINKRTSHITVVVESRDDAVAASGGGKKTRRAR
- the rpmC gene encoding 50S ribosomal protein L29, with the translated sequence MAKGLTADDLRTEPEDVLVTKLKEAKEELFNLRFQAATGQLESHGRLRTVKREIARIYTVMRERELGIVTVEDAAEGNE
- the rpsQ gene encoding 30S ribosomal protein S17 produces the protein MTEQQTEQRSSRKILEGLVVSDKMDKTVVVSVEDRVKHPKYHKVIRRTKNYKAHDEANECGVGDRVRLMETRPLSATKRWRVVEILEKAK